CTCGCTGTCAATTTCCGATCAACCTTGTTTCCTTCCGACTTAAATCTAAAATGGAAACAGTCTACTGCTCGGTCACTACAACAGGGTTCACCACACTTCCACTGCTCTATCACGCTTCCACAACTCAATACCCGAAGATCACCGGTTCTAGACTGCCTTCAAATTCAACAAATAGTTCTCTGAATTCCACCCTAAGAAAGTCGAACCCGCAAGTTGAACGAGAGGTGATCGTCAAGCCCCGCACTGCCTTCGATTGGTTCCGTTACTGTCCTTCAAAGTCACCTCAATCAATTCCGAGGAACACCTCACTTGGTGACGATCTGTCCTTGATTCCCTAGGAATCACATCGAAATTCTTGGCCGATAGGTTCTGTTGAAGCTCCTCGACAACTCGCTCGTATCGCTGAAATTTCACAACTGAGGATTGATCAATTATGTTCACCAAATCGTTGGAATTAACCTAGCTTTGCTTCACGATATGGACAAGTCGGAATAGATTGACTGAAATGATCTCGTTTGATCAATGCTAATCTGGCTCGCCGAAAATCACTCGAGGCTTTGCTTTGATCATGCCTTCCTTCTCGCTATCTACTCATGATCAAAGTGAATTCAATGTTACCAGTGGAGTCCCCATCCAATCACCAATCACCAACCACTGGTTGGAATTCACCTAAATTCTTGAATCGATCTTGATTCTTTTCGGATGCTTGCACTCGCCTATCACACCGTAACCAAGGAAACTCGTCACAGTCCTTGTATTCGCTGGAATCACCTAAAGTCTCTGCTCTATCGATTTCGCCGAGAATCATCGGAATCAACTGCTACCAATTGCAGGAATTATAGCCAAGGAACATTGGCTccgataccatttgtcacattcCCAAGGTTAGCTAGGATTGTGATAGGAATTAGgggagaaatcaaaattgaaggaaagaggaaatcagtagaaagagggagacgaattagagaagaaaagagagggagattagagagaaatcttagagagagaaaagaaagtttcattcattcaattcaagcatgacCATCCCATCTGTTTACAGcaaccttatataggcatatcagACTCCTAACAACATCCCAActcacccatgtgctcctaaccaattgctaaaatatctcctaacaattatCATAAGCCTATAACTATATTACCCCTTTAATgctccttgggtcatgacagctGTGTCTTAGCGAATTCAATCAGGTGAGCTTCGTTGTGATTCCGAGAGGATTACAAGAAAGCCAGTGGTCCTTCGAccattggacggtgattgggtgaggtgAGCGCAAGCAAGCAAGTCCAACCCAGACAGTGAGAAGCGATTCTAGGTGAGGCGAGCACAAATTCAATCAAGTGCGTTGTTGGTGTTACTGCTTTGATAGGTCGGTTTCGGAAATACCAAGCGAGAGCAGATTCCTTGGCCGCCAACTCCTTATACTTGAGTTAATCAAGTCCAAAATTGAAGGCAAAGCAAACCCAGATCTCGACGGATTTCATTTGAGGCGAATTAAGTCTAGGCGACTTCTTGAAGTTCAGCGTGTTTGCTGAATTGAGGGTTAGGCGAGTATTGGAATCAATTCAATAACCTAGTGGTAATTCCAATTAGAATCAATAGGCTAAGTCAAATTCTGGCATCTATCACAATAATCGTTGAAGCAAAATGGATGTTGAACCAGAAGCGGCAATCGCTGAAGCGGCTTAGGTTTGCTTAACTAAGTTTCAGTGAATTTAGGTTTGCTGAATTTTAGTATCGAAATAAATTTCCAAAGAGGTCATCAGAAGTTAAGCAGGAGGTTGCTACAACAGTGAATTTTCAAGTAATTGAACTAAGAAGATGGTTGCAGGACTTCGTGGAAGTGCACGGTCGAGGGAAAAAACAATCAAGGAGGAACGGGTCACAACCAGAAAAGAGATTGATAACTTCAAACGAAAGCTGGACGATTTGATGGTTCTATTCTCATATAAGTTTCAAGTTAGTGTTTCAGGTTGGTATTCTAGCTGAATATTTTTCTAATGAATATTATGCTTCCTTAATTCAAATTGGATATGAGAGTTGCAATGAAAAGCATGGGCTACAGCCTAAAGGTTATACTAAGAGCTACCAACGGATTAAAGGCATTCCTAAGGCTGTTGAGTCCCTAAGATTAGCCTGATTAGGAATGGATGATGTAGAGGAGGAAAACTTGGGACGAGGAGTTGGGGAACTCACTCCACAACCTCGGGCCCGCGGATGGACATTCTTGCATTTGAGAGAGATAGGCCTAGATGGTGGATCAGGAAGTACGAGCGGGTGTTCTATCAATACCGagtagaagaaagagagaaggttAATATGGTTACAGCCTATTTAGATGTTGTAGCTGATGCTTGGTTCCAAAATTGGTGTAGAGGGAAGGTGGAATGGAGCTGGCCAGAGTTTGTAAGCGACTTGTGTACCTAGTTTGGAGAAAGGACCAAAACCGATGTTATCAATGGAGCTTCTAAGGTTGCTAATCAAGTAGTGCAGGAAGCTGATGAAGTAGCAGTGGAAGAGGAAGATAGTGCTCATGCAGTTGATGAGAAGAATGAGGCTGATGAGGTCCTAAGAATGGGAATGGTAGCTacaaagaaagaggaaaaacCTGAATGGAATTAGGCAATTCAGaatgacaagaaagaaaaggcaATTGCTGAATAAGAGATTGAGACTCTACTAGAAGAAAAATCTATTGAAAGTGTGCCTTTAGTGTACTCCAGCAATCAGAAAGTAAAAGTCTCTCCACTTGAGGAGGTCTCTATTGAAGATGAGGAAGGAAAAGAGGTTGTGAAGCGGGGAGAGCTGCAATGTCGCATCAGCTTTTTACCTGCAAAGAAGTTGGAATTTCTTTCTTTGATTGGAAATGATAGGGTTGCAGGACTGATAGCTCATTTGGAACCATTTTTAATGGCAATAGGGAAGAGGTGGATGGTTGAACTAGGTGTTGCAGCAAGTCATAGTACTGTTAttgttgaggaaaaagaaaagggaaagccaaggaaacaaaaaataaaagataaaaacaagaaaagggGCAGAAAAAACCAGatggtgaagatgggcattggatgaGAAACAATGGCTCGATTGTAATAAGTTTTTTGAGAACAATAAACTTTTCAAagagggggaattgtcacgacccaaggggACTTAGAGGGGCAAAACTGTACGTAGTTACAATTGTCAATTAATTCTGTTAAAGTGCACATGGGAGTTGTTTCTAGAATATACTTTCAGTTAGTTGCCAActgatgcctataaaaggctaccTATAGGAGGATGGGGGTTATGttgatgaatgaatgaattagaATTCTGTTTCTCTCTCGCTTAATTCTCTCACTCTCCCtcggttcttcttctcttctccttcaatTCCCTTTGTTTCCGTTCTGTCTCTCCCTCACTTtttactctctctttctcgcatTCTTACCAAACTccttcctaaaccctagccaaaccctagagTTGTGACACAAGGctggaagtaagattacaaaaataaaaagatgaaattgaaagattagagagggagagagaaatatCGCCTAGGCATCACACAATCCAAAGAAAGCATCAAGACTTAAGGAGATTGAATGTAAGTATTCATTCACTATTGGATAAAAGAGATTACAATGATATTTACAGAGTTCTAGTAAACCTATTCTTACTATGATTAGGAAATCATTTTTCCTACTCGGAACCTAACAAAATGGAAATCCTTTTCCTATTAGGAAGCtaaacaaaattcaaatctATTGTCAATAAGACTAGGAAAAAGACTATAAATAAAAGCTAAACACTCcaaataaaaccctaacacaCAATTAGAGTTACCAAAAAGACCTTAGGAACATTatgcaaaatgacaaaaataaccCTCGTGCATTAAAAAGGAACAatgcaaaatgaccaaaataacCTAACTCTGTTGGAGCCACTTTCAGGCCCTGGGTGGGTTAGTTGGTGCCTCCAAAAGGAATGcatgcaagtttcattaattaTCAAGATATGTCAAAGCCACATATCCTCAATAGGAGGTTAGATTAGATATCAAGGTTCAAAACACACACACGAACTCAGAATTAGAAATGTCATTCAGAGTCAAGAACGAAAACCCATTTTCAGAAAACAATTGCCACAAACAACAACTACAGATATATTCATGTGTTTATATATACTTTAGTAATTTATGTACATTTATACTTCACACAacacctttttaatttttattagccttcaacaaaaaaatttaaaaaaagagtaAATATTGTACTTATGTGCAAACCCCAAGTCTATGGATTTCATTGTCAAATGTTGATAAGTTCATAACAGATCCAAGGATTCCCCACTCCCATCAATACAAAAGTTTTTGCCTTtaaaccttttattttttattttataattttgaaaaaagcaTAAGTACTTATTTTAATCAAGGGCCTAATGTTATTAAACAAGCGTGGAAGACTTAATAAACAATCATGTAATTACcaacaattgttttattttatctctttcttgCAAGCAGTGCATATTTCTTTTACTTGCTacgattttctaaaatttatcaATACTATGATAATGCCTTTGTTATTtctgagttaaaaaaaaaaattcaatacatgctcattgaaaattttaattgttatatcttgtggaaAGAGAAACTAAGATTGCTCATTGTGAGAAGGAAACATGGCATCTCTTGACTGTACCCAAATTGCATCATAAATTGAACCCTCATCATGGATTAGCACAACTCTACAAAGTACACTCCAACTCAAGAGATGAAACATGTTAGATAGAAACAATAAAGATCCAAGTAAAACATTCCTACTTTATAGGcaaatatttatggaaataaaccAACGGACAACGGGAAGGAATAAACCACATCAATTGAGTATTTAACTTAAAAGCAAAAACGGAGAACATACTGAGTGACAAGGAGCACATCAATGGTAGAAGGATCAATTTCGTCAAAGTATGGCAAAGCAGCCATGCCCGAGTACGCAGGATGAATTCCACAATCAAACTATACAGTGCAAACAAAACAAcaatagttaaataaaataaatgaaaaaagtgAACCGACCCCAGCCACTATTAAACTAACACTGGGAACACAAATATTTCCATTGGAAAACCTACCAGAATTGTCTTCCCTTTGTAGGACATATGAACGCAAGACCGTCCTACTTCATTACCGGCACCTAAAGGGGTTATAATCAGCTTATCCCCTTCTCTTGTCGCCGGCGGATCAGGTCTCTTCAGAGACGGCGCGGGTTGTCCCGTTGAAGCCATTCCCTTCAGAAGTAAAGAAGACGGAGATGACGGGACGCTGTAACACCGGAGATGTGAAGCCGGATCGGGAACGCTGCGGCGCCGGAGATGACAGGGCGAACGGAGCGAGAAAGATGAAGCAGTAGCGACGGACAAGGGACGCCGGAAACTGTGCAGAAGCAACGGCGGGCAGGAGATGATGGGTCACTGACGATGGACGCCAGAGATGACGATGCTGCCGAGGGAGGCGAAGGGAGACGAGAAACTGGTCGCTGCTTTTGGATTAGGGATTTGGGACTGGCTTGGAAGTTTTTCATTTGTTTGAGGGTAGTATAGTCTCTTAAGCTTTGATATATGGAACGGTCCGGAGATGTCATTTTGGCGTTTTCAGGATGTTTCTCATTTCCAATACGCTAAAGATAGTCTGAAACTTTTTTGGaccatttttgttatttgtaaaatattttaagatatttaaCGATTACAAAAAACTTTTAAGAAGGGCATTTTCGACGATCGAATGtgattagaaattaaaataattttatttttaatcaataaataaatatattattctaacatttttcttattatctttagttttaatgttatttttagccttaaaagttttgaatttaaaaattatatcgtCTTAAATCTTTACTCATTATTCTCACTCTCAAGCTTGTTAGTTGTCATCGTTGGCTTCCAACAATTGCTCCTTGTTTGGTTCTCATGTGGCCCTCAATTCAATTATCACTTCTTGCAACGTCGTCTTCGATTGCTTGGTTCTCAACACTCACGTCGTTGTCAATTTAGTTGCTTAATAGTCAATGCTCTACTATGTTGCTCTATCTTGTCGTAATcgattttatgtttattatttatgtttgtttgtatttgcttgaattatttttataattatatttacaaaaaaaaagtttatatttttaaaatttactattTATCCCGTGTTTTCGTttcttactttttaaaaaaaatatcatttctcttTTTCCGTTTCGTATCGAAAACTTTTTTGTCAAGGCGGGAGGTGGGGGTTGAGttagaattatttataattgaattataattttaatttatattaaaaaattataaaatagaaCTAAATAAATAGTTAAATCATATTACAAATTTCATGAGACctcaatttaatgttttagaTTCACCAAAACTATCATATACTACTAATCTATGACTCTAATAATAGTTgaatatattcttaaaaatgATAAGAGATACCAAAAAATATATGTCATTCATTGtaatgtaaatattatttacattaaaaaacaacatttatataaaaaatattctatatacaaattaattatttttcatatgattttCAATGTTTAAATTGCATcttaaaaatttttgaaaacaaaatgatgatacaaaaaaatagctattaatatatttattaaaaaaaaagtgtgaGTGACTCGTATATCAAATAACATATTGaattactataaaaaaaaaaaattattaagactACTCAAaacttatcaaaaaaatatctaCTATTCAAGTTAATCTTCGAGCAAACTTACTTGGATATAAAAAGTGATATAAGGAGGAGATCCCCTTGAGATTATTGTGATTGCATAATTTTTTGCAATTTGTGTTCTCAAATTTAATAAAGGAGATAAATCGcaaatgaaaattttacttCATTGTACAGGATAAATAATTGAACTTACAATCTATTAGTGCAAATCATAAGTTAACGTGATATAATCACTTGACTTGTATCTTGGGGGCGAATAAGAGACTCCCCTCTTATTTAAATCGATTAAGTTAAGTCTTTAAAGCATCTCTAACAATACTCTAAATTGGCATATAACACTAATTTGGTGTCAAAATACACTctaataaatacactaaattcGTGTTGGGCACAAACTTTAATCACCATGTTTTTTGTTCTTAACGTAGGAATCGAGGAACTTTGCATAGCGACGCCTATGGTGCAAGTGTTGTCTCCCTATAATCTACGGGCCAACTCGAACTTGACCGTCAGTCCAAGTTAAGTTCAGGTCAAAGACTCGTGCCCGTGGTTGCTCATATAGTTAAGCAATACCTACCGCATTATCTAGGATTCGATCACATAATCTTGATATACCCAACATCCAAAACCCATGCAGTTGACCACTTGAGCTACCTCGAGGGGTTCAATCACCAAATTTgccttttgattttattttcaattttgtcatTCTTgctataattttaaaacaaattattctctttatatattttgttacgtttattatatttatatattttaattaataattaaaaatataaattaatttattataaaaatatatacgaatgaaaatattttattaacatctATAAAATGggtataatattaaatatattttaaaatatttaacatatattacAAATACCATATtgatataaaatgaactaactTTGttgtatatgaaaattttgtatttcaataattttttaatagaaagaTAATATTCATAAtgcaaaaattcaataatataataaaaagcaataacatttttattaatttaaattaaaaatacatgataaaaattaataaaaaaacaacaacatggCTTAAAATTGTTGCTCATGggcctttttttttcataaattcatTTATGAGACAAAGTTAGTTGTGAAATAAGTAgggaaaaaattatagataaaagaaGGTAAAAGAATTAGttgaaatattaagtgaaaaaaatatttataggaAAGatagttaatttgatttaaaatattagttaaaaaaataagatggataaataattattttgataaaagttaggtgaaaataattaattaaaaaattagttgaaaaattaatctaaataaCATATTtcgtaaaaaaatttaagaaaattatcagagtaattattaatttttttaataaaaaatgactaattatttttaataataatattttaagttaaataaataaattaatattgattaaacaattatttataaaatagtCTTTAAAGGTGCTTTTTGCACCAATTTGATGTCAAACATGTtaagagtgaaaaaaaaaaaattgatataaattaCTGTCAGGCATCAAAATAGTGTCAAATTTAACATTATACATTGGAGATGCTCTTAACTTAAGATTTGACTTAAAAGGCCATTCTTGACAAAGAGTAAGAGCTAGCgacaaagataaaaaaagggGGAAGTCATTGTGCACTAATTAGATACATCATTACCGATCATATAGTAAGATTCAATTAGTTTAGAGTTAACGTTAAAGAGACAGGTATACTTAAAAGCAAGTGATCCAATACGGTGGTctggttaattaattttttttccaaaatccaCACCGCTAGACATTATTAACAACAAATTCACGGCCAGCACTCAAAACCAAAATTAGGAAACTATTTATAAATGTATTTGGACCCTTTTCTTTCTCATCGCTCATCATTTATATCTAGACCTGGAGTGAGAAAGCTTCACAGTTCACACTGTTACAGAGCTTGCACAGATACGGACAAAGCATGAACATTTCTGCAGATGTGAAAAAAGTGAATTCCATATTCACCCCATCATTCATCTCCAAGTGCTAGAGCCTTCTCAGTATCGCCCCTGCAAGAATTAACAAGAAATTTTAACGCAAGCCTATCGACAGCCATAAAGGATTAAATTGCTTTCTATTACTTGTTTATGGGGAAGAGTATAAAGAAGAGTAAGTTACGAACTCAAGAAGGGCTTTCTCATCAACCATTCAACCCAAAGGAGCAGAGAAGATGTTTTAATGGCAtagtttgaaattttctttttctcttttttttttttggtctctaCAAACACTTATCAAGGAGAAGAAACACTATAATGACAGATTAAAACCAGCAAATTCCTCGACTAGCTTCACTGCACAATTAGTTCACCTTACCTACACTACACCTTTTCAAGCACATCAATGTATTCATATTCAAATTTCACGTCACCATTTGTACAATCTTCAATGTGCTCTGAAAACAGAACAATGAATGACATAGTTTCAGAATTGAGGGAGGAAATTCCTTACTTGATCTGTCCCAGCATGTGTTGGAGCCGCATAGTTCCTTTGCCCCCCTTGCATATTGCCCCTCTGCTCTGTCTCTGAGAAGCCACCATCTTCTCCATGACCAGGGTAGTAATTCTGCCCATGGCCAGAGCCCGGCTCTTGCCTATGAACTTCACCAACTCCTTGCCCATAATTTCCACCTGCTGCTGGTCCAAAATTTCCCCCAGCTGCTGGTCCTTGTCCATAGTTCCCCCCTGCTCCTTGTCCAAAATTTCCCCCAGATGCTGGTCCTTGTCCATAGTTCCCCCCCGCTCCTTGTCCAAAATTTCCCCCACCACTTCCTCCTTGCCCATAATTTCCCCACGCTCCCTGTCCAAAATTTCCTCCAGTCCCATAATTTCCACCACCTTGCCCATATGTTGCACCTTGCTGAGGAGAATAATTCCTATTATCACCCCTAAGATCCCTCTGCTCTACGGGGACTCCACCTTGGGGATTATTATATCCTCGGTCATTTTGGCCATAACTACCTTGATATGAAGGCATTGGACCTCTTCCTCCAGGAGCATTGTTCATTGGCATAGGATCCTGTCTATCTCCTACACCTGGACCATATTTTGGCTGCATTTGAGGATTTTGTTGTCCAAAGTTCCTTGTATCACCATACATAGGACCCTGGTTGCCATATGCTGGATTGCCTTGAGGGTTTGGCATTGGACCCCTAGGCCGGTTCCGGTTAAAATCCCTATTACGATCACCATATCTTCCCCCCTGCCTGCCATATTGAACTGGAGGTGGTCTAGGAGTGATTACTCCATTATCATACTTGTCACCTGACATTTACAACTcccaaa
This window of the Diospyros lotus cultivar Yz01 chromosome 5, ASM1463336v1, whole genome shotgun sequence genome carries:
- the LOC127802725 gene encoding multiple organellar RNA editing factor 1, mitochondrial yields the protein MALSLRFRRVQSLASALINHQRTFSAAISSPPALSSATVDPLNPRLSLDQPNHHRVPFQSRNFMSSSVRLSSARSSIRSNNNNNDEIGPDTILFEGCDYNHWLITMDFPKDPAPTREEMIETYLQTLAKVVGSYEEAKKKMYSFSTTTYHGFQCLVTEEMSEKFKGLPGVVFVLPDSYIDPVNKEYGGDKYDNGVITPRPPPVQYGRQGGRYGDRNRDFNRNRPRGPMPNPQGNPAYGNQGPMYGDTRNFGQQNPQMQPKYGPGVGDRQDPMPMNNAPGGRGPMPSYQGSYGQNDRGYNNPQGGVPVEQRDLRGDNRNYSPQQGATYGQGGGNYGTGGNFGQGAWGNYGQGGSGGGNFGQGAGGNYGQGPASGGNFGQGAGGNYGQGPAAGGNFGPAAGGNYGQGVGEVHRQEPGSGHGQNYYPGHGEDGGFSETEQRGNMQGGQRNYAAPTHAGTDQGRY